From Candidatus Nitricoxidivorans perseverans, the proteins below share one genomic window:
- a CDS encoding phage/plasmid primase, P4 family: MLDFNEAHVELPQDSGVTRESLRTDLVARLESVLATLFPAGKKRKGKFLIGDVLGSPGDSLEVVLDGEKAGLWTDRATGDGGDIFDLIAAHLGANVQTDFPRVLQHAADLLGQAPSTTSRKAKKEPPVDDLGPATAKWDYFDAAGNLIAVVYRYDPPGRKKEFRPWDAKRRKMTPPEPRPLYHQPGLALASQVILVEGEKCAQALIDTGVTATTAMHGANAPVEKTDWSPLAGKSVLIWPDRDKPGWDYATQAAQAILSAGAKTCHILYPPEEAAEGWDAADAIAEGFDVAAFLAHGPRLQMHDVTVDAEPVASSDESVWGTEDALALAFTRRYHRDWRYVATWGRWLVWDGNRWRTEDTLAATDLIRSVCRHAAVRAENPKVAAKLASSSTVGGVERLARADRRHAATTEEWDADPWLLNTPGGVVDLKTGRQRPHDRADRMTKITTATPGGDCPTWRQFLDEVTGGDMELQSYLQRMVGYALTGSTREHALFFLYGTGANGKSVFVNTLATILGDYATNAPMDTFMETRTDRHPTDMAGLRGARFVAAIETEQGRRWAESKVKNLTGGDKISARFMRQDFFEFFPQFKLFVAGNHKPAIRNIDEAMKRRLHLIPFTITVPPERRDKHLQQKLLAERDGILAWAVQGCLDWQRLGRLDPPQRVVEATEEYFEAEDALGRWLEESCVREPNAKSLTAELFTDWKQWAEAAGEFIGSQRRFSDLLITRGIEKWRNSMGVRGFQGIGLKNPPAPAYTPYADN, from the coding sequence ATGCTTGATTTCAACGAAGCCCATGTTGAGTTGCCACAGGACAGCGGAGTGACACGAGAGTCGTTAAGGACCGATCTCGTCGCTCGACTGGAATCGGTCCTGGCCACACTGTTCCCTGCGGGCAAGAAGCGCAAAGGGAAATTCCTCATCGGCGATGTGCTTGGCAGCCCAGGCGATAGCCTCGAGGTCGTTCTCGATGGTGAGAAGGCCGGGCTGTGGACCGATCGTGCGACCGGGGATGGCGGTGACATCTTCGATCTCATCGCTGCCCACTTGGGTGCCAATGTGCAGACGGATTTTCCGCGTGTGCTTCAGCACGCGGCAGATCTGCTTGGGCAAGCACCGTCGACGACCTCCCGCAAGGCCAAGAAGGAGCCACCCGTCGATGACCTCGGCCCGGCCACCGCGAAGTGGGACTACTTCGACGCGGCCGGAAATCTGATCGCGGTGGTCTACCGCTACGACCCACCCGGACGGAAGAAGGAGTTTCGTCCGTGGGACGCCAAACGCCGAAAGATGACGCCACCCGAGCCGCGCCCGCTCTACCATCAGCCCGGCTTGGCATTGGCCAGCCAGGTGATACTGGTCGAGGGCGAGAAATGCGCGCAGGCGCTCATCGATACGGGCGTCACTGCCACGACGGCGATGCACGGCGCGAATGCCCCGGTGGAGAAAACCGACTGGTCGCCGTTGGCCGGCAAGTCCGTACTGATCTGGCCTGACCGCGACAAGCCGGGCTGGGACTATGCGACGCAGGCAGCGCAGGCCATCCTGTCGGCGGGCGCGAAAACCTGCCACATCCTGTACCCGCCAGAGGAAGCGGCTGAAGGGTGGGATGCGGCTGACGCCATCGCCGAGGGCTTTGACGTTGCGGCATTTCTCGCTCATGGCCCACGTCTGCAGATGCACGACGTTACGGTTGATGCCGAGCCGGTAGCCAGCAGCGACGAGTCGGTATGGGGCACAGAGGATGCACTGGCCCTGGCCTTCACTCGGCGCTACCACCGCGACTGGCGATACGTGGCGACCTGGGGCCGCTGGCTGGTGTGGGACGGCAATCGCTGGCGCACCGAAGACACACTGGCCGCCACTGATCTGATCCGCAGCGTTTGCCGGCATGCCGCCGTGCGTGCCGAGAATCCCAAGGTGGCCGCCAAGCTCGCGAGTTCGAGCACGGTCGGCGGCGTGGAACGGCTGGCACGGGCGGATCGCAGGCATGCCGCCACCACCGAAGAGTGGGATGCCGATCCGTGGCTGCTCAACACCCCGGGGGGCGTGGTCGATCTCAAGACCGGACGCCAGCGTCCCCATGACCGTGCTGACCGGATGACGAAAATCACCACGGCCACGCCCGGAGGGGACTGTCCGACCTGGCGTCAGTTCCTCGACGAGGTCACGGGTGGCGATATGGAGTTGCAGAGCTACTTGCAGCGAATGGTCGGTTACGCACTGACCGGCTCGACGCGCGAGCATGCACTGTTTTTCCTGTACGGCACGGGTGCGAATGGCAAGTCGGTGTTCGTGAACACGTTGGCCACCATCCTTGGCGACTACGCCACCAACGCGCCGATGGATACCTTCATGGAAACGCGCACCGACCGGCATCCGACCGATATGGCTGGCCTACGCGGTGCACGCTTCGTGGCGGCCATCGAAACTGAACAGGGGCGACGCTGGGCCGAATCGAAGGTCAAAAACCTGACCGGTGGAGACAAGATCTCCGCGCGCTTCATGCGCCAGGACTTCTTCGAGTTCTTCCCACAGTTCAAGCTGTTTGTGGCCGGCAACCACAAGCCCGCGATTCGCAACATCGACGAGGCGATGAAGCGGCGACTGCACCTGATCCCGTTCACGATCACCGTGCCGCCCGAGCGCCGCGATAAACATCTGCAGCAGAAATTGCTGGCCGAGCGTGACGGCATCCTGGCCTGGGCCGTGCAGGGCTGCCTCGACTGGCAACGCCTGGGACGGCTCGACCCTCCTCAGCGGGTGGTGGAAGCAACCGAGGAGTATTTCGAAGCCGAGGATGCTTTGGGCCGCTGGCTGGAGGAAAGCTGTGTGCGTGAGCCCAACGCCAAG
- a CDS encoding BRO family protein produces the protein MNQIVAFDFESHDVRVVLGQDGEPMFVAADLLSTLNLDRKALERLDDDEKGVSSIHTHGGQQEMTVVNESGLFNLVLGSRKPEAKRFKRWVTHEVLPSVRKTGSYAVPGSVAALPAPTQDRVTAILMIGEAVAKVPGVKQGIAMAATLTCIQENTGLSVETMRLALPACNDPLAAVNPTKLGEQIGLSARAVNLRLAGLGFQNRNDRDEWELTDTGQAWGEALPYSRNGHSGYQILWRPEVADLLKEAA, from the coding sequence ATGAATCAGATCGTCGCCTTCGACTTCGAGTCGCATGACGTGCGTGTCGTCCTCGGCCAGGACGGCGAGCCGATGTTCGTCGCCGCCGACCTGCTCTCCACCCTGAACCTCGATCGTAAGGCGCTGGAGCGCCTGGACGACGACGAGAAGGGTGTGAGTTCAATTCACACCCATGGCGGGCAGCAGGAGATGACCGTGGTCAACGAGTCCGGTCTCTTCAACCTGGTACTCGGCAGCCGCAAGCCCGAGGCCAAGCGCTTCAAGCGCTGGGTGACACACGAGGTGCTGCCCTCGGTCCGCAAGACCGGTTCCTATGCGGTGCCCGGCTCCGTGGCCGCACTGCCGGCGCCGACTCAGGACCGCGTCACCGCCATCCTGATGATCGGCGAAGCAGTGGCGAAGGTGCCCGGCGTCAAGCAAGGCATCGCCATGGCAGCGACGCTCACCTGTATCCAGGAGAACACTGGCCTGTCGGTGGAGACGATGCGTCTGGCGCTGCCCGCCTGCAACGATCCTCTGGCAGCAGTGAACCCGACAAAGCTCGGTGAGCAAATCGGTCTGTCGGCCAGGGCGGTCAACCTCCGGCTGGCGGGCCTGGGTTTCCAGAATCGCAACGACCGCGACGAGTGGGAACTGACCGATACCGGCCAGGCATGGGGCGAAGCCTTGCCGTACTCCCGCAACGGGCATTCCGGCTACCAAATCCTCTGGCGGCCTGAAGTCGCCGATCTGCTCAAGGAGGCCGCGTAA
- a CDS encoding helix-turn-helix domain-containing protein produces MNPSSITDVLGERLVDASEAAHCLNLPMYLLTHPKERQRLGIPHYRVGKLVRFKLQELEAWMLAQGGASNA; encoded by the coding sequence ATGAACCCTTCGTCCATCACCGATGTACTTGGCGAGCGCTTAGTTGATGCAAGCGAGGCCGCCCATTGCCTGAATCTGCCGATGTACTTGCTCACTCATCCCAAGGAGCGTCAGCGGCTTGGCATACCGCATTACCGGGTCGGCAAGCTCGTGCGCTTCAAATTGCAGGAGTTGGAAGCTTGGATGCTGGCACAGGGGGGCGCGTCGAATGCTTGA
- a CDS encoding DUF6511 domain-containing protein has protein sequence MSGKCWVCKRQARGFGYSDSRHRIGNPRRYPIDWVFCSRRCQDAFHALYGNWLRVKDGGKGIREVVMIDPSDVELAAMRSCLKAFGEAAGAIGFTKPLGNYSEAEALRVIDAIVTCYTDAMVVHHEATKFPPVRGMAPTRDPLASPFADLEDDLPWEDGKGGKS, from the coding sequence ATGAGCGGAAAGTGTTGGGTCTGCAAGCGCCAGGCCAGGGGATTCGGCTATTCCGACAGCCGGCATCGCATCGGCAACCCTCGGCGCTACCCCATCGACTGGGTGTTCTGCTCCCGACGCTGCCAGGACGCGTTTCACGCACTGTATGGCAACTGGCTGCGCGTCAAGGATGGCGGCAAGGGCATCAGGGAGGTCGTCATGATCGATCCGTCTGATGTCGAGCTGGCAGCCATGCGCAGTTGTCTCAAAGCGTTCGGCGAGGCAGCCGGCGCGATCGGGTTCACCAAGCCGCTCGGCAACTACTCCGAGGCCGAGGCGCTGCGCGTGATCGATGCCATCGTGACCTGCTACACCGATGCGATGGTCGTGCACCACGAGGCGACCAAATTCCCACCGGTGCGGGGCATGGCGCCTACCCGCGATCCGCTGGCGAGTCCGTTCGCCGATCTGGAGGATGACCTGCCTTGGGAAGACGGGAAGGGAGGCAAGTCATGA
- a CDS encoding PD-(D/E)XK nuclease family protein, with protein sequence MMDFNSSSSISGQIAALVDAGMQRVRSTEVQREYLGASRLGTSCERALQYEFAKAPVDHGRETDGRLLRIFERGHVMEDCMVEWLRAAGFDLRTRKPSGDQFGFSAVGGRLQGHIDGVIVDGPEGFAYPALWECKCLGSKSWRDLEKNRLAVAKPIYAAQVAIYQAYLELHEQPAIFTAINADTMEIYTELVPFDAALAQRMSDRALRIISATDAGELLPRSFLESTHFECRMCAWQDRCWRNTP encoded by the coding sequence ATGATGGACTTCAACTCCTCTTCCAGCATTTCTGGACAGATCGCCGCACTGGTCGATGCCGGAATGCAGCGCGTGCGCTCCACTGAGGTGCAGCGTGAGTACCTGGGTGCTTCGCGCCTCGGGACGTCATGCGAACGTGCCCTGCAGTACGAGTTTGCTAAGGCGCCGGTCGATCACGGTCGAGAAACCGATGGGCGCTTGTTACGCATCTTCGAGCGTGGCCATGTCATGGAGGACTGCATGGTCGAGTGGTTGCGGGCAGCCGGGTTCGATCTGCGCACCCGTAAACCCAGTGGCGATCAGTTCGGTTTCTCGGCGGTCGGCGGACGCCTGCAGGGGCACATCGACGGCGTCATAGTCGATGGCCCCGAGGGCTTTGCTTACCCAGCTCTATGGGAGTGCAAGTGCCTCGGATCGAAGTCGTGGCGTGACCTGGAGAAAAACCGGCTGGCCGTGGCCAAACCGATCTATGCCGCGCAGGTAGCGATCTACCAGGCCTATCTGGAGTTGCATGAACAGCCGGCAATCTTCACGGCGATCAATGCCGACACCATGGAGATCTACACCGAACTGGTGCCGTTCGATGCTGCACTGGCCCAGCGCATGTCCGACCGAGCGCTGAGGATTATTTCGGCCACGGATGCCGGAGAGTTGCTGCCACGCAGCTTTCTCGAATCCACCCACTTTGAGTGCCGGATGTGCGCATGGCAGGACCGGTGCTGGAGGAATACACCATGA
- a CDS encoding recombinase family protein — MRANRTMATPSQPIVPKKRCAIYTRKSTDEGLDQEYNSLEAQRDAGLAFVASQRHEGWVAVGDGYDDGGYSGGNLDRPGLKRLMADIEAGKIDIVVVYKIDRLTRALSDFAKLVDVFDRNGVSFVSVTQQFNTTTSMGRLTLNILLSFAQFEREVTGERIRDKIAASKAKGMWMGGMPPLGYDVVERKLIVNTVEAELVRGIFCRYAEHGSAAQLVRELAIEGHTTKSWVTQGGQHRPGRPIDQQYLFAMLRNRIYLGEMLHKGESYPGQHQAIVSPDLWSAAHAFIERRKQGPREHRTEHPALLAGLLFAPDGQRMIHHFTKKKNGRLYRYYVPYLHKRRNAGATLQPGATDVGALPAAEIEAAVLEQIHLALRSPEILVATWRSCQKHAAGADLDEAHVVIAMQRIGAVWEQLFPIEQQRITQLLIERVQLHGQGLDILWREDGWLGLGADIASHPLIEEMKESTEEAFA, encoded by the coding sequence ATGAGAGCGAACCGCACCATGGCGACGCCTTCGCAGCCTATCGTCCCCAAAAAACGCTGCGCCATCTATACGCGCAAATCCACCGACGAGGGACTGGACCAGGAATACAACAGTCTGGAGGCGCAGCGGGATGCCGGCTTGGCATTTGTTGCCAGCCAGCGTCACGAAGGCTGGGTTGCCGTCGGCGATGGCTACGACGACGGTGGCTATTCCGGTGGCAACTTGGATCGTCCCGGGCTCAAACGTCTCATGGCCGATATCGAGGCCGGCAAGATCGATATCGTCGTGGTTTACAAAATCGATCGCTTAACACGGGCCTTGTCGGATTTCGCCAAACTGGTCGATGTGTTCGATCGCAACGGGGTGTCGTTCGTTTCCGTCACCCAGCAGTTCAATACCACCACCTCCATGGGGCGGCTCACACTCAACATCCTGCTGTCCTTCGCGCAGTTCGAGCGCGAGGTCACTGGCGAGCGTATCCGCGACAAGATTGCCGCGAGCAAGGCCAAGGGCATGTGGATGGGCGGCATGCCCCCACTCGGGTACGACGTCGTCGAGCGCAAATTGATCGTCAATACTGTCGAGGCCGAGCTGGTACGCGGCATCTTTTGCCGATATGCCGAGCATGGTTCGGCGGCGCAGCTTGTGCGCGAACTTGCCATCGAGGGCCACACCACGAAGTCATGGGTCACCCAGGGGGGACAGCATCGGCCGGGCCGCCCAATAGATCAGCAATATTTGTTCGCCATGCTGCGCAACCGCATCTACCTTGGCGAGATGTTGCATAAGGGCGAGAGTTATCCGGGACAGCACCAAGCCATCGTTTCTCCTGATCTCTGGAGTGCTGCCCACGCCTTCATCGAACGGCGGAAGCAAGGTCCGCGCGAGCATCGCACTGAACACCCGGCACTGCTGGCGGGTCTGCTGTTCGCACCTGATGGGCAGCGCATGATTCACCATTTCACCAAGAAGAAAAACGGACGTCTCTACCGCTATTACGTGCCCTACCTGCACAAGCGGCGAAATGCCGGAGCCACACTGCAACCGGGGGCTACGGATGTCGGTGCGCTGCCCGCAGCCGAGATCGAGGCTGCCGTTCTGGAGCAGATTCACCTGGCGCTGCGCTCACCAGAGATTTTGGTGGCCACTTGGCGATCCTGCCAGAAGCACGCTGCGGGCGCCGATCTCGATGAAGCGCATGTGGTGATTGCGATGCAACGCATCGGCGCAGTGTGGGAACAGCTTTTTCCGATCGAGCAGCAACGCATCACGCAACTGCTGATCGAGCGTGTCCAACTGCATGGGCAAGGACTGGACATCCTTTGGCGCGAGGATGGTTGGCTCGGTCTCGGGGCTGACATTGCTTCACATCCACTGATCGAGGAGATGAAGGAGTCCACGGAGGAGGCGTTCGCATGA
- a CDS encoding ATP-binding protein has translation MSLPIISADERMRERHSAKVGLVGFPGVGKTTQLKTLPADSTLFVDLEAGDLSVRDWPGDTVRPRTWQEFRDLVVFLAGPMPTATAEQSFSQAHFEHVCTRYGDPAQLAKYDTYFVDSLTVLSRLCFAWCKTQPQAFSEKNGKPDSRGAYGLLGQEMITALTHLQHVRDKHVIYVAILEEKTDDFNRRYYQLQLEGSKTALELPGVLDEVVTLAILKADDGTTYRGFVTRADNTFGYPSKDRSGRLDAIEEPDLGKLTQKCLGTQSN, from the coding sequence ATGTCTCTACCCATTATTTCAGCCGACGAACGGATGCGCGAGCGGCATAGCGCCAAGGTCGGCCTGGTCGGCTTTCCCGGTGTCGGCAAGACCACACAACTCAAGACCCTACCTGCCGATTCCACGCTGTTCGTCGATCTCGAGGCTGGCGATCTCTCGGTGCGCGACTGGCCGGGTGACACCGTGCGGCCGCGCACTTGGCAAGAGTTCCGCGACCTCGTGGTGTTCCTCGCCGGCCCGATGCCGACCGCCACCGCCGAACAGTCGTTCTCGCAGGCCCACTTCGAGCATGTCTGCACCCGGTATGGCGACCCGGCACAGCTGGCCAAATACGACACCTACTTCGTCGACAGCCTGACCGTGCTCTCGCGCCTGTGCTTCGCCTGGTGCAAGACCCAGCCGCAGGCCTTCAGCGAGAAGAACGGCAAACCGGATAGTCGGGGCGCTTACGGCCTGCTGGGCCAGGAAATGATCACGGCGCTCACGCACCTGCAACACGTCCGGGACAAGCACGTCATCTACGTCGCCATCCTCGAGGAGAAGACCGATGACTTCAACCGGCGCTACTACCAGCTGCAACTGGAAGGCAGCAAAACCGCGTTGGAATTGCCTGGCGTCCTCGATGAGGTCGTGACCCTGGCCATCCTCAAGGCTGACGACGGCACGACCTACCGAGGTTTTGTCACCCGCGCTGACAACACCTTTGGCTACCCGAGCAAGGACCGTAGTGGCCGCCTCGACGCTATCGAGGAGCCGGATCTCGGCAAGCTCACCCAGAAATGCCTCGGCACCCAGAGCAACTGA
- a CDS encoding helix-turn-helix domain-containing protein yields MPTPVSNTPRSPHPAITSLAPGDRRVLNENELAQRWGVSPKTLQRWRSEGRGPRYLKLSKRVSYPLEAVIDFEYSALHDSTSERVAK; encoded by the coding sequence ATGCCGACACCTGTCAGCAACACCCCTCGATCGCCCCACCCGGCGATCACTAGCCTGGCACCTGGCGACCGCCGGGTCCTGAACGAAAACGAGCTCGCACAGCGTTGGGGTGTCAGCCCAAAAACTTTGCAGCGCTGGCGCAGCGAAGGTCGCGGACCTCGCTACCTCAAGTTGTCGAAAAGAGTCAGCTATCCCCTCGAAGCCGTCATCGACTTCGAATATAGCGCGCTGCACGACTCGACCTCCGAGCGCGTGGCGAAGTGA